GCCGCCCTTGACAAGTTGTCTTTAAAAGTCAAACTTGCCGCGCCGACGGGCCGAGCGGCCAAGCGGCTTTCCGAGGCTACCGGCGTGCCGGCCGCGACCCTGCACCGGCTGTTGCAGTCGGCCCCGGACGGCACGTTCGCCTTGTGCGAGGACAACAAGCTCAAAACCGACGTGCTGCTGGTGGACGAGGCCAGCATGCTCGACGCCAGGCTTTGCGCCCATATGCTGCGCGCCTTGCCGTTTACGGCCCGGCTGATCCTGGTCGGCGACGCGGACCAGCTGCCTTCGGTCGGAGCCGGCAACGTGCTCGAGGACATCCTGGCCAGCCAGGCCGTGGGCAGCGCCCGGCTGACCCATATTTTCCGGCAGGCCCAGGAGAGCATGATCGTGGTCAACGCCCACCGGATAAACCAGGGCCAGTTTCCGCAGACCGCGCCCAAGCCGGCCCCGGAGGCGGATTTCTTCTGGGTGGAGATGGACGAGCCGGCCATGGTGCGGGACATGATCGCGACGCTTGTCTGCGAACGCATCCCCTGCGTCTACGGGCTCGACCCCATGCGCGACGTCCAGGTGCTTTCGCCCATGCACAAGGGCGAAGCCGGGACGCAGTCGCTCAACGAGGCCCTGCGCGGCCGGCTCAACCCCAAGGGGCCGGAATTGGTGCGCGGCACGACGCATTACCGTCTGCACGACCGGGTGCTGCAAACCAAGAACGACTACGAAAAGGACGTTTTCAACGGCGATATGGGACACATCGTGGAAGTCGACGCGTCCGAGGGCGAACTGCTGGTGTCCTTTGACGGCCGCAGCGTCGCCTATGACCGCACGGAACTTGACGAGCTGGCCCCGGCCTATGCCATCAGCATCCACAAGTCCCAGGGCAGCGAATATCCGGCCGTGGTCGTGCCGATCCTGACCCAGCACTACGTCATGTTGCGCCGCAACCTCATCTATACCGCCCTGACGCGGGCCAGGCGTCTGGCCGTCATCATCGGCAGCCGGCGCGCGCTCAACCTGGGGCTCAAAAACGCCGGCGGCGACGCCCGGTTCACCCATCTCAACTATCGGCTTCGGGAGCTTTTCAATGCAGCGTGATAGCAGCACGGCCGGCCGCGCGCCGGGCATGGCAGGGAGCGGTCCGCGATGCTCGTGAAAAAGGCCGCCAGCCTGGTCCTCCGGGTCATCCTTGTCGGCGGATGCCTCGTCTACGCCTTCTGGGGCATCGACTTCGCCCAGCTGTGGGCGACGCTCGTCCGTTACGACGACATGGCCCTTCTCTGGACCACGGCATTTTCTTTCGTCGGCTACGGGGTCATGGCCTTGCGTCTCAACTTCCTCTCCGGGTTCAAAGCCGGCAACTGGCTGTGCTTCAAGGCCTTTCTCATGTCCATGGCCGTCAACAACATCGTGCCGGCCAAGTTGGGCGAGCTCGCCAAGGCTTTTTACCTGCGCCGTGAATGCCATTTTTCCCTGTCGCGCAGCATCACCATGGTCTTTTGGGAACGGTTTTTCGACCTTAACGCCATTTTGGCCATGGGCCTGGTCGTGGCGTTTCATTTCAAACTCAGGATGGCCTTCGTGCCCCTGGCGGTGGGGGTCGGCGGCATTTGGGCCGCTTTGTGGGTGGTGCGGACCTTTCCCGATTTCGTGGGCCGCATCATCGACAAGATGCCGTCCAACCGGCTGGCCGAGTTTCTGGCCGAGCTGAAGCTGCAGGTCCTGCACGGCGTCACCCCGGGCTTCATGATGGTGCTTGGCCTGTATACGGCCGTCTGCTGGGCCTTTTACGCCAGCACCACCTTTCTGGTCCTTTTATGGGTGGCCAAGATGCAGCTGTCCTGGGGCCATGCGGCGGCGGTGTTCGTTATTTCCTCGCTCGGCATGGCCATGCCGTCCTCGCCCGGGGCGCTCGGGGTGTTCGAGGCGGCGGTGGTCTTTTCCCTGGGGCTTTTCGGCATGGACCGCTCGCAAGCCCTGGCGGCCGGGCTGGTGCTGCACATGGTGCAGTACATCCCCATCACCGTCACCGGGTTGATGGTCCTGGCCAAGAGCGGCCTGTCCCTGCGCAAGATCCGGGAAAGCGAGGAAGCCCTGGGCGAAGTGGAGGAGGCCTAGCCTATGCGGCCACCGTGCGTATTGACCATCGCCGGCTCGGACAGCGGCGGCGGGGCCGGCATCCAGGCCGACCTCAAGGCCATCATGATGCAGGGGGCCTACGGCCTTTCGGTCATAACCGCCTTGACCGCCCAGAATACGCGCGGGGTTACGGCCATCGAAGCGCCCACCCCCTGTTTCGTTGCCGAGCAGTTGCGCGTGGTCATGGCCGATTTTCCCCTCCGGGCGGCCAAGACGGGCATGCTTTTTTCCGAACCGATCATCGAGGCCGTGGCCCAGGGACTTTCCGGCAAGGACTTTCCGCTGGTGGTCGACCCCGTATGCGTGGCCCAGTCCGGGGCCAGGCTCCTTATGTCCGAGGCCGTCGCCGCGCTTACGGCGCGCATGCTGCCCCTGGCCGACCTGCTTACGCCCAATCGCCACGAGGCGGCGCTTCTGGCAGATATGGACATCGACACCCCGGCGGACGCCCGTGAGGCGGCCGAGCGGTTGCTTGCGAAGGGCGTCAAGGCGGTGCTTGTCAAAGGCGGCCATTTTTCCCCGGCCGGCAAGGACGGGGGGGCGGCGCTGGTGACGGACCTGCTCGTGACCGCCCAGGGCACGGTCCGGGAATATGTCCGGCCCCATGTCGCGACGCGCAATACCCACGGCACGGGCTGCACCCTGTCCGCGGCCATCGCCGCCCAGCTCGCTTTGGGCAAATCCTTGCCCGAGGCCGTGGAAACCGCCCGCGACTATCTCCAACTCACCCTGGAAACGGCCTGGGACCTTG
Above is a genomic segment from Solidesulfovibrio fructosivorans JJ] containing:
- the recD2 gene encoding SF1B family DNA helicase RecD2 — translated: MADAAPANEFSAEVQSVTFFSEETNYLIARVKSKDEPGPFSIVGNIGPVTPGEMLRVTGTWVTHPKYGRQFQVSVAAREMPATINGIRRYLASGMIKGVGGVLATRMVDAFGEKVLDILDTEPEKLLAVEGVGKRKLKEIVASWQAQHEVRSLMLFLQTHEIATTHAGKIFKLYGNEAEARIRANPYELAYEIRGIAFKTADNMALRLGFAPDSPERIQAALVYVLFSMGDQGHLFVPRDLLFEKTAAMVGDVSPERLEEALASLEALKRIKIEPMPDRNIEAAVYLRHYYALEVEIARRLHELATHPGADLRGKVEKILPALESEARLQLSPEQRQATVDACAEKVFVITGGPGTGKTTITRMVVAALDKLSLKVKLAAPTGRAAKRLSEATGVPAATLHRLLQSAPDGTFALCEDNKLKTDVLLVDEASMLDARLCAHMLRALPFTARLILVGDADQLPSVGAGNVLEDILASQAVGSARLTHIFRQAQESMIVVNAHRINQGQFPQTAPKPAPEADFFWVEMDEPAMVRDMIATLVCERIPCVYGLDPMRDVQVLSPMHKGEAGTQSLNEALRGRLNPKGPELVRGTTHYRLHDRVLQTKNDYEKDVFNGDMGHIVEVDASEGELLVSFDGRSVAYDRTELDELAPAYAISIHKSQGSEYPAVVVPILTQHYVMLRRNLIYTALTRARRLAVIIGSRRALNLGLKNAGGDARFTHLNYRLRELFNAA
- the thiD gene encoding bifunctional hydroxymethylpyrimidine kinase/phosphomethylpyrimidine kinase; the encoded protein is MRPPCVLTIAGSDSGGGAGIQADLKAIMMQGAYGLSVITALTAQNTRGVTAIEAPTPCFVAEQLRVVMADFPLRAAKTGMLFSEPIIEAVAQGLSGKDFPLVVDPVCVAQSGARLLMSEAVAALTARMLPLADLLTPNRHEAALLADMDIDTPADAREAAERLLAKGVKAVLVKGGHFSPAGKDGGAALVTDLLVTAQGTVREYVRPHVATRNTHGTGCTLSAAIAAQLALGKSLPEAVETARDYLQLTLETAWDLGGGDGPVNHLAPYQRLLDD
- a CDS encoding lysylphosphatidylglycerol synthase transmembrane domain-containing protein, which encodes MLVKKAASLVLRVILVGGCLVYAFWGIDFAQLWATLVRYDDMALLWTTAFSFVGYGVMALRLNFLSGFKAGNWLCFKAFLMSMAVNNIVPAKLGELAKAFYLRRECHFSLSRSITMVFWERFFDLNAILAMGLVVAFHFKLRMAFVPLAVGVGGIWAALWVVRTFPDFVGRIIDKMPSNRLAEFLAELKLQVLHGVTPGFMMVLGLYTAVCWAFYASTTFLVLLWVAKMQLSWGHAAAVFVISSLGMAMPSSPGALGVFEAAVVFSLGLFGMDRSQALAAGLVLHMVQYIPITVTGLMVLAKSGLSLRKIRESEEALGEVEEA